The Streptomyces sp. NBC_01439 genome contains the following window.
AACAGCAACCCGATGTGGCGCCCCTGCCCGTGCAGCGGCAACGACCCCGTCTCGCACACCACCTCGCGCAGACCCGCCCGGGCACAGCCCTCCGCCAGCTCCTGCCGGTCCGCGAGCTCCGCCGACAACCGCACCCGCACCGTCGCGTTCGGCAGCGCGGCGGGCCCGTCGTTCTCCGGGACCATCCAGATCCTCAGCCGCGCCCCCGACAGGGCCACCCGGCCGTGATAGGCCACATCGGCTTCCGGCCCGTCCCACGCCGACACCGACGCCTGGGCCGACCCGGGGACACCCGCGCCGAGCGCCAGCAAACCCGCCACCACCACACTTCGTACGGCACCACGGCGCACCGACACCACCTCCTCGCGCGGAGGCTAACCACCGCCGCCCCCGACCGGTCGGACCATCACACGAACGAGGGCGTGCCCACCCCCAACTGCCGTGGTCACCTCCGGAGCGTCCGCACACACCGGGGCCGGGCCGGATCATGCACGCCCCGCGCGGCCCCTGAGCCGCGCCTATGCTGGCGGGTAATCGCCCGTACGAACGACCTACGAACGACCGAGGAGCCCGCACATGAGCACGGCCGCCACCCGAACCGCCGTAGTCACCGGCGCGAGCAGCGGCATCGGCGCGGCCACCGCCCGCCAGCTCGCCGCAGCCGGCTACCACGTCGTCCTCACCGCCCGCCGCAAGGACCGCATCGAGGCCCTCGCCGCCGAGCTCACCGAGGCCGGCCACCAGGCCACCGCGCACGCCCTCGACGTCACCGACCGCACCGCCGTCGACGCCTTCGCCGCCTCCCTCGACCGCTGTGACGTCCTCGTCAACAACGCCGGCGGCGCCATCGGAGCCGAGCCCGTCGCCACCGGCGACCCCGCCGACTGGCGCACGATGTACGAGGTCAACGTCATCGGCACGCTCCACGTCACCCAGGCCCTGCTCCCCGCCCTGACCGCCTCCGGCGACGGCACGGTCGTGGTCCTCTCCTCCACCGCCGGCCACTCCACGTACGAGGGCGGGGCCGGCTACGTCGCCGCCAAGAACGGCGCCCGCGTCCTCGCCGAGACCCTGCGCCTGGAGATCGTCGGACAGCCCGTACGCGTCATCGAGATCGCCCCGGGCATGGTCAAGACCGAGGAGTTCGCGAAGACCCGCTTCCGCGGCGACACGGAGAAGGCCGAGAAGGTCTACGCGGGCGTCGCGGAACCCCTGTCCGCCGACGACGTGGCCGACACCATCACCTGGGCCGTGACCCGCCCCAGCCACGTCAACATCGACCTCCTGGTGGTCCGCCCCCGCGCCCAGGCCTCGAACACCAAGGTCCACCGCGAGCTCTAGAGCACTCCCGCCGCCTTCAGGTGCGGCACGAGGGCCGCCGGCTTCAGCCCGGCGGCCCTCGCCGCGTCCAGGGCCCGCTGGAGGTCCGCCGCCAGCGTCGGCGTGAAGTGCAGCAGCACGATGTCCCCGGCCTGCAGCCGCGGCGCGGGCGGGGTCCCGCCCCAGGTGGTGAAATCGTGCGTCCAGGTGATCAACGCCTTCACCCCGCACGCCTTGGCCGCGAGCCGCACGTCGTCGTTCACCGCCCCGTAGGGCGGCCGCAGCAGCTTCGGCGTCCGCCCGAAGGTCGCCTGGAGCCGCTCCCCCGCCCCGCACACCTCGGCGTCCTTGCCGGCCGCGTCGAGCGTGGTGAGGTCCGGGTGGTTGACGGTGTGGTTCTCGACGGTGGCCCGCCCCTCCTCCGCGAGCCGGGTGAAGTACCCGGTGTCGTACGAGGTCGCCCCCGGCAGCAGGAACAACGAGGCGGGCACCCGCTTGTCGAGCAGGATCCGGGCCGCGGCCGGATCGTGGTTCCAGCCGTCGTCGATGGTGATGAAGACGACCTTCTCCCGGGTCGGCACGTGCGACACGACAGGCGGCAGCCCCACCTTCGCCTGGGCGGACCCGACGGCCCCGAGGACGAGCGACAACGACGCGAGCGCGGCGATTAGCACGCGGGATCTCCACATGCCGCACACCCTGGTCTAGACCAAGATGCGGGTCAACCCTCCCGCCACAAACGGAAGTTGACGCACCACATCCGAGTGCGTGCGGCGCAATGTGAAATTCCATCACACGTTCGAGTGGCCCTCGGGAAATCGGCCAGACCGGCCAGGAATCCGCACCTAAGTTCAGCCGCAACACGAACAGCCCCCGCCCGGGATGGCACTCCCGGCCGAGGGCCTCACCAACAAGGAAGAAAGGCTTCCTCATGGCTGAACAGGACCCTACCGCCGCCGCGCGCTTCATGGACCTCACCGACCCCCGCTACGCCTACATGTTCGGCTTCCTCCAGGCCGACGGACACTTGTCTCAGCAGAGCCGACAACGTGGGCGCCTCACCGTGGAGCTCAACGTCCGCGACATCGACCTGCTGCACGAGTTCCAGCGCCTCACTCCGTACAACAGCTCCGTCACCGAGCGCACGCGGGCCACGAACTTCGCCTCCGCATCACACACCGCCGTCTGGGCCTGCAGTGCCCTGGAAGCGCGCACCATCATCAACGAGCTGGGGATTCCGTACGGGCGCAAGTCCAAGACCATCGCACCGCCCCGCGTCGACTTCTCCCGCCGCGACTACATCCGCGGCGTGATCGACGCAGACGGTTCAGTCGGGTACACGGGGAAGGGCTTCCCCTTCGTCTCGCTCACGACCGCCAGCACGGCGATCGGTGCATACCTCTGCCACTACGCCAAGAAGATCACCGGAGCAGAGCGCACCATCAAGCGCAATGCACGAGATGGCGTCTACAACATCCTCTACACCAACGAAGCAGCCGTTGAGCTGGCCTCACATCTGTACTACGACGGCTGCCTCGCCCTGGAGCGCAAGAAGGCCGCAGCAGGCTCCCTGGGCGCGTGGACCCGACCTGCGGACATGCCCAGGATGACCCCACGCCGCCGCTGGGCTGTGGCAGAGGACCTCAAGCTGCTCGACATCGGTGACGCCGCTGCCGTGGCCGTCGAACTGGGCCGCAGCGAATCTGCCTGCAGGCAGCGCCTCACACGCCTCCGCACGGGCTGCGGCCCGTGGCCCGCGCGCTGACCCGCCTGACACGCTAAGGCCCGGAACCCCACAGGGTTCCGGGCCTTCCGCTGTTTCGGCAAACCGCCGGCTCAGCCCTTGACGCAGATCAGCGCCTTGAGCTTGGCCACGACCCGCACGAGGTCCGTCTGCTGGTCGATGACCGCCTCGATCGACTTGTACGCGCCCGGGATCTCGTCCACGACGCCCGAGTCCTTGCGGCACTCGACGCCCTTGGTCTGCTCCGCCAGGTCCCGCGCCGAGAACCGCTTCTTCGCCGCCGTCCGGCTCATCTTCCGGCCCGCGCCGTGCGAGGCCGAGTTGAAGGACTTCTCGTTGCCGAGCCCCTTCACGATGTACGAGCCCGTCCCCATGGAGCCCGGGATGATCCCGTAGTCACCGCTGCCGGCCCGGATCGCGCCCTTGCGCGTGACCAGCAGGTCCATGCCGTCGTACCGCTCCTCCGCCACGTAGTTGTGGTGGCAGCTGATCTCGCGGTCGAAGGAGACCTTCGCCTTCCGGAACTCCTTGCGGATGACCTCCTTGAAGAGGCTCATCATCGCGGCGCGGTTGTACTTCGCATACTCCTGCGCCCAGAAGAGGTCGTTTCGGTACGCCGCCATCTCGGGCGTGGCCGCGAGGAAGACCGCGAGGTCCCGGTCGACCAGGTTCTGGTTGTGCGCAAGGCCGCGGGCCACATTGATGTGAAAGTCCGCCAGCTCGTTCCCAATGTTCCGTGATCCGGAGTGCAGCATGAGCCAAACCGCCCCGGACGCATCAGTTGAAAGTTCAACGAAATGATTCCCGGACCCGAGCGTTCCGGTTTGCCGCATGGCCCGGTCCCGCCGGAACTTCACCGCATCCGTGATGGAGTCGAAGCGCTCCCAGAGCCCCTCGTACCCCTCCACCGAGAACCCGTACAGCCGCGCCGGGTCCACGGCCTCCTTGTGCATCCCCGTGCCCACCGGGATCGCCCGCTCGATCTTCGACCGCAGTCCCGACAGGTCCCCCGGCAGGTCGTTCGCCGTCAGGGACGTCTTCACCGCCGACATGCCGCAGCCGATGTCCACGCCCACCGCCGCCGGGCAGACCGCGTCCTTCATGGCGATCACCGAGCCGACGGTGGCCCCCTTGCCGTAGTGGACGTCCGGCATGACGGCCAGACCCTTGATCCAGGGGAGGGTGGCGACGTTGTGCAGCTGCTGCATCGCGCTGTCCTCGACCGACGCCGGGTCGGTCCACATCCGGATCGGGATCTTCGCCCCGGGTACCTCTACATACGACATAAGGAATCAATCCCCTGAAAATCACAGAAAAGTAAGAATGCGCAAAAGCCTCGCTCTTGATCCCAAATACGACAGGGGACCGGCGCCAGCACCAGCGTGTGCGATAGACATTGTGTCCAGCCGCGCCCAAGTCGCGGCAACGCATTTTCCTGACCGTCGGGGGGCCCGCCGGTCGAAGGGAGCCAGTGGACGTGCAGCGCAAGGCGGTACGGGGGCGAGTCCTGCCGGGCATCGCGATGCTCACCGCGCTCGCCGCCGGGGCGGCCGGTCTGACCGGGTGCACCAGCGGCAGCAGCGGCGGAAGCACCAGCGACTCGAAGGCCGGCGGCACCGCCGCCGCACCCGCCCAACCAGGCAAGTACCGCAGTCTGCCCTCGCCCTGCAAGGCCGGCGCCGACAGCAAGAAGCTCAAGGGCATGCTCCCGGCCGGGGACAGCCTCACCCCCGAGCAGCGCGACCAGATGTACGCCGGTGTCGCGGACGCCTCGTACGACGGCGACCGGCACGTCGGCTGCCGCTGGACCGGGCAGAGCCCCGAGGAGACGCGGCTGCTGTCGGTCGGCTTCGAGCGCGTGGTCTCGTACGACCGGACCACCACCAGCGACGACGACAAGGCCAAGCAGGTCTACGTCCGCCGGCTCACCGACGCGAAACTGCCCTTCCCCGGCCCGACCGCGAGCCCCACCCCGGCGGCCCCGACCCAGGGCGCGCCGACCCCCGGAGCGCCCGCCCCCGGAGCGCCCGCCCCCGGAGCGCCCGCCCCCGGAGCGCCCGCCTCCGGAGCGCCGGCGTCCCCCGCCGCGAGCCCGTCGGCGCCGGTCGAGCTCGGATCGCGCGTCTTGGAGGGCCCCGGCAACGACGCCTTCCTGGAGGACAAGCTCAGTCCGGCCGGGGCCAGCGCCGCGCAATCCCGCACCGTGCGCATTGTGTTCCGTACCTCGAACGTCATCGTCACCATCGAGTACAGCGTGCAGCCCGCGCTGCCCGGCACGGTCCCGCCGAGTACCGAAACCCAGGACAAGGCACGGCAGTTGGCGCAGGCCCTGGCCGAGCGTTTCAGCGAATGAGCGGTGTGCGCCGGGCTCCCGCGTGACGGCGCGCACAGCAGGCGGGTACCCGGTCGGGCTACCGTTGCCCGGGTCCCGCGTCCGAAGAACAACCGACAAACGTACTGAAGGAACCATGCACCGATCAGCCTCGCGCCTCACCCGCGTCCTCGCCTGCGCAGCCGTCCCGGTGATCCTCACCGTCGCCGGGTGTTCGTCCGACTCGGGCAAGGACACGAGCTCGAACGGCGACAAGAAGTCCGGTTCGTCCTCGTCCGCCAAGCCGAACCCGAAGTCCTCCAAGACCCTGGAGAAGGCGGCCTTCGCCACGCTCCCGGACCCGTGCAAGGCGCTCCAGACGCCGACGATAGACACGCTCGTCCCGGAGGCGAAGGACAAGAACGGGACGGCGCCCAAGTCGAACGACGTGGCCACCCGTACGAGCTGCTCCTGGAACGGTCTGGACGAGGACGGTCTGAAGGGCTCGCAGTACCGCTGGCTCTCGCTGTCCTTCTTCCGCTACGACTCGCAGGCCACCCTCGGCGATGCCAACAAGCGCGCCGAGGAGCAGTACAACAAGGAGTTGGAGGCCGCGAAGACCGCCGAGGGCGCGCAGGACCCGAAGGCGGAGGCGGTGGCCGAGATCGGTGACCAGGGGACGTCGGTCATCTACAAGGTGAAGAAGGACGGCAACGACCACTTCAACACGACGGTCGTGGCGCGCACCCAGAACGTGGTGGTCACCCTCGATTACAACGGTGCGGGGTTGGAGGGGGCGGCTGCGCCGGACCACGCGAAGCTGCTCCAGGACGCGATCACGGCCGCCAAGGAGGCCGTGACCTCGGTGGGCGCGGCGAACAAGGCGCCGGCGGAGCAGCCGCAGTCCCCGCAGCCCCAGTAGGAACGGGCGCGGGGCGGGGCCTCCTGGGGCACTGACATCCGGTCACCCGTACGCTGTGCGTGCCGCAGCTTGGTAAAGGCGCGGTAAGTACCCAGTACTGAGCATCGGCACGCTCCGCTCGGTACGTGCTCGACAAGGGGAGGGGATCGCGGGTGGCCGCGATGCAACTGACTCGTACGCACCGGATCCTCATAGGCGTGGTGGTCGCGGGAGCCGTGGTCATCGCGGGGATCGGGTTCGCGGGCTCGTACTCCGCGGTGCGTGCCCTCGCCCTGCAGAAGGGGTTCGGCAGCTTCTCGCTGGTGTTCCCGATAGGTATCGACGCGGGCATCTGTGTGCTGCTCGCGCTGGACCTGCTGCTGACGTGGCTCCGGATCCCCTTCCCCTTGCTGCGTCAGACGGCGTGGCTGCTGACGGCGGCGACGATCGCCTTCAACGGTGCGGCCTCGTGGCCGGATCCGCTCGGTGTCGGGATGCACGCGGTGATCCCGATGTTGTTCGTGGTGACGGTGGAGGCCGCCCGGCACGCCGTGGGCCGGATCGCGGACATCACTGCGGACCGGCACATGGAGGGTGTGCGCATCACGCGGTGGCTGCTGTCGCCGGTGCCGACGTTCAAGCTGTGGCGCCGGATGAAGCTGTGGGAGCTGCGCTCCTACGAGCAGGCGGTCGGTATGGAGCAGGACCGGTTGATCTACCAGGCCCGGCTGCAGGCGCGGTACGGGCGTTCGTGGCGGCGGAAGGCTCCGGTGGAGGCGCTGATGCCGCTGAAGCTGGCCAAGATCGGTGTGCCGCTCGCGGAGACGACTCCGGAGGCGCTGGCGGCGACGGGCATCGAGCCGGCGGTGCTGCCGCCGGTGGAGCAGCAGGCGCAGCAGGTCCAGCAAGCTCCGCAGGCTCCGGCGCTGGCGGCCGCGCCCGAGCTGGCGCAGCAGGGCCAGCAGGTCGCCCAGCAGGTGCAGGATCCGGCCGGCGCGCCCGGTGTTCCGGGTGTTCCGGGTGTTCCCGGTGTTGCCCAGCACGTCCCGCCGGCGTTCGCGGTGGACCCGACGGCGATGCCGGCGGCGCACAACAGCGCGTGGTTCGCCGCGCCGCTGGCGCCGCAGGCGGCGTACGAGGGCGGTTACAACCCCCAGTACGTGGAGGGCTTGGAGCCGACCCCGGTGCTGCCCCCGATGGGCCCGGACGAGGAGCAGTCCGTGTCCGCGCAGCAGGATCCTTCCATCCCGGCTCAGCGCCAGCAGGAGGTTCCGGCCGAGGGTCCCGAGACTCCTGACGAGGCCGAGTTCGCCGAGGCGGCGTACAAGGTGTTCTGTGCGCTGGTCGACGAGAAGCAGGACTACCCGTCGGCCGAGGCGCTCGACATACACCTGTCGGACGGTTACGGCGTGACGCACCCGCGCAGCGGTTCGCTGCTGCGCCGCATGATCCCGGCGTTCAAGCAGCGCCATCACAAGGACCGCGAGGCGGAGCACATCGCGTGACGTGACGGCCGTGGACGGCGGAAGGGCCCGCACCCCGAGGGGTGCGGGCCCTTTCGCGTGCCGGGTGGGTCGGCTCAGACGGCGAGCAGTTTGCGCACGCGGTCGGCGCCCACTGCCAGGAGCAGGGTGGGCAGTCGCGGTCCGGTCTCCCGGGTCACGAGGAGCCGGTAGAGCAGGGCGAAGAAGGTGCGCTGCGCGACCTTGAGTTCCGGCGTGGGCTTGGCGTCGGGTTCGAGGCCGGCCATGACCTTCGGGACGCCGTAGACGAGGGTGGTCAGCCCGTCGAGGGACCAGTGCGAGTCAAGGCCTTCCAGGAGGAGCCGGAGCGACTCGCGGCCCTCGTCGTCGAGGGACGACAGGAGCTCGGTGTCGGCGTCCTCGCGTACGAGGGTGCGCTGGTCGGCCGGGACCTGGGTGGTGATCCAGTTCTCGGCGCGGTCCAGGCGCGGCCGTACCTCGTCGAGGGAGGTGAGCGGCTGCGTCGGGTCGAGGTCGGTCAGGATGCGCAGGGTCTGCTCGTCGTGGCCGGCGGTGATGTCGGCGACGGAGGCGAGCGTCCGGTACGGGAGCGGGCGCGGGGTGCGCGGCAGCTCGGCGGCGGCGGTGCGCACGGCGCGGGTGTGCGCGGCGGCGTCGGCGGGCAGTACGGAGCCGTCGGCGACCTTGGCCTCCAGCTTGTCCCACTCGTCGTAGAGCCGCTGGATCTCCTGGTCGAAGGCGATCTTGAAGGACTGGTTGGGGCGGCGGCGGGCGTAGAGCCAGCGCAGCAGCTGCGGCTCCATGATCTTGAGCGCGTCGGCCGGGGTGGGGACCCCGCCCTTGCTGGAGGACATCTTGGCCATGCCGCTGATGCCGACGAACGCGTACATCGGTCCAATCGGCTGTTCGCCGCCGAAGATGTGCACGATCTGGCCGCCGACCTGGAAGGACGAGCCGGGTGAGGAGTGGTCGACGCCGGAGGGCTCGAAGATGACGCCCTCGTAGGCCCAGCGCATGGGCCAGTCGACCTTCCAGACCAGCTTGCCGCGGTTGAACTCGCTGAGCTTGACCGTCTCGGTGAACTCGTCTTCGGTGCAGACGTAGGTCATCTCGGTGGTCTCGTCGTCGTACGAGGTGACCTTGGTGAAGTCCTTGCCGCACTGGCCGCAGTAGGGCTTGTACGGGAAGTAGCCGCCCTCGCCGGTGCTGCCGTCGTCCTCGGCGGCGGCGCCGGAGCCCTCGGCGGCTTCCAGCTCGGCCTCGTCGACCTGCTTCTGCTGGGGCTTCTTGCCGCCCGGCTTCTGCTTGGTGCGGTACTGGTCGAGGACGGCGTCGATGTCGCCGCGGTGCTTCATCGCGAACAGCACCTGCTCGCGGTAGACGCCGCTGGTGTACTGCTCGGTCTGGCTGATCGGGTCGTACTCGACGCCCATTTCGGCCATGGCCTCGATGAAGGCGGCCTTGAAGTGCTCGGCCCAGTTCGGGTACGCGGATCCGGCCGGGGCGGGCACGGAGGTCAGGGGGCGCCCGATGTGCTGGGCCCACGACTCGTCGATGCCGGGCACGCCGGCGGGCACCTTGCGGTACCGGTCGTAGTCGTCCCACGAGATGAGGTGGCGGACCTCGATGCCCCGGCGGCGGATCTCGTCCGCGACCAGGTGCGGGGTCATGACCTCGCGGAGGTTGCCCAGGTGGATGGGGCCGGAGGGGGAGAGTCCGGACGCGACGACGACAGGTTTGCCGGGTGCTCGGCGCTCCGCCTCGGCGATGACCTCGTCCGCGAAACGGGAGACCCAGTCGGTCTCGGTGCTGCTCTGAGCCACGACACGTCCTTCTATCTCGAATGCTGGCTTCAGCCATTCTCCCAGACGGAAGGGGTCGCTCCGAGGTTGCTTTTTCACCGGGAAACGGTTTGCCCCCGCGTGGGATACTCGGCTCTTGTCGGAACAACCAAGTGCACTCACCGGCACGACCTCACAGGAACGGCAGCTCATGGCCTCGGTCCCTTCCCTCGCTTCTTCCGTCAATCAGCGCGTCGCGGACGCCCTTGCCTCCGCCCTGCCGGAGGCCGGTGGCGCGGACCCGCTGCTGCGACGAAGCGACCGGGCCGACTTCCAGGCCAACGGCATCCTGGCGCTCGCGAAGAAGGCGAAGGCCAATCCGCGCGAGCTGGCGGCGACCGTGGTCGGGGGCATCCAGACCGGTGACCTGATCCAGGAGATCGAGGTCTCCGGCCCCGGTTTCCTCAACATCACCATCACCGACCGGGCGATCATCGAGACGCTGGCCGCGCGGGCCGGCGACGACCGTCTGGGCGTCCCGTTCGCGGCGAACCCGGGCACCACGGTGATCGACTACGCGCAGCCGAACGTGGCGAAGGAGATGCACGTCGGGCACCTGCGGTCCGCCGTGATCGGTGCGGCGATGGTGGAGATCCTGGAGTTCACGGGCGAGAAGGTGGTCCGTCGCCACCACATCGGCGACTGGGGCACCCAGTTCGGCATGCTCATCCAGTACCTGCTGGAGCACCCGCACGAGCTGGACCACAAGGGCGGCGCGGACGCCGACGAGCAGGCCTCCGGCGAGGAGGCCATGTCCAACCTGAACCGGCTCTACAAGGCCTCGCGCGCGCTGTTCGACTCCGACGAGGAGTTCAAGACGCGGGCGCGGGCCCGGGTGGTGGACCTCCAGGCGGGTGAGCCGCAGACGCTGGAGCTGTGGCAGCGGTTCGTGGACGAGTCGAAGATCTACTTCTACTCCGTCTTCAACAAGCTGGACATGGACATCCAGGACCCGGACGTGGTCGGCGAGTCGGGCTACAACGACATGCTGGTCGAGACGTGCGAGCTGCTGGAGGATTCGGGCGTCGCGGTCCGTTCGAACGGCGCGCTCTGCGTCTTCTTCGACGACGTCAAGGGCCCGGACGGCAACCCGACCCCGCTGATCGTGCGGAAGTCGGACGGCGGTTTCGGCTACGCGGCGACCGACCTGTCGGCGATCCGCGACCGGGTGGGCAAGCTGGGCGCGACCGAGCTGATCTACGTGGTCGACGCGCGGCAGTCGCTGCACTTCAAGATGGTCTTCGAGACGGCGCGCCGGGCGGGTTGGCTGAACGACGGGGTCAAGGCCGTGCAGCTGGCCTTCGGCACGGTGCTCGGCAAGGACGGCAAGCCGTTCAAGACCCGTGAGGGCGAGACGGTCCGGCTGGTGGACCTGCTGGACGAGGCCGTAGAGCGGGCGACGGCCGTCGTGCGCGAGAAGGCCGAGAAGGTGGGCCTGACCGAGGCGGAGATCGTCGAGAACGGCCAGTTCGTCGGCATCGGCGCGGTGAAGTACGCCGACCTGTCGACCTCGGCCTCGCGCGACTACAAGTTCGACCTGGACCAGATGGTCTCGCTGAACGGCGACACCTCGGTGTACCTGCAGTACGCGTACGCGCGGATCAAGTCGATCCTGCGCAATGCGGGCGAGCGCAAGCCGGGCGCGCACCCGGAGCTGGAGCTGGCCTCGGCCGAGCGCGCGCTGGGCCTGCACCTGGACCAGTTCGGCGAGCTGATCGCCGAGGCGGCCGCGGACCACGCCCCGCACAAGGTGGCGGCGTACCTCTACCAGTTGTCGTCGCTGTTCACGACGTTCTACGCGGAGTGCCCGGTGCTCAAGGCCGACACCCCGGAGCAGGTGGAGAACCGGCTGTTCCTGTGCGAGCTGACGGCCCGCACGCTGACGAAGGGGATGTCCCTCCTCGGCATCCGGACCCCCGAGAAGCTCTGACATCGCTCGATCGGCACGACCGCACAACCGCACAACCGCACAACCCGCACCAAATGTGTACGGCCCCGGCAGCTACTGCTGGGGTCGTACGCATTTCGTGATCTCCGAGGCCTCCCACGATCCCGTCAACCCCACTAATCTGATCGTGTTCAAAACTTAATGGGGGGGGAATTTCGTGAAGAGCATCAAGCGAATGGCCGCCGTGGCCGCGGTGGCCGTGGCCGGCCCGACCATCCTGACCGCGACGCCCGCGATGGCCGCTGACCAGCCGGCCGTCATCGTCCCGGACGTGGCACCGAAGGACGACGCCGCCGACGCCGGTACGCCGGCCCCGGCCGTGCCGGACGTCAAGGCCCCGGCTCCGGTCGTACCCGCTCCGGCCGTCCCTGCTCCGGCCGTCCCGGACGCGCAGGCGCCCGCACCGAAGCCGGCGCCGGCGCCCGCCGCCGACAAGGCGGCGAAGGACGCCAAGAGCGACGAGGACACGCAGGGCGCCGAGTCCGACGGGATCCTCATGGGTCCCGAGGTCACGGTGGCGGGCATCCCGAAGAACGGTTTCAAGGCCGACGGCGGCTGGACCCCGCTGCAGGTGACGGTCGACAACGGCGGCCACGTCGCCGTGCCGAACTACACGCCCAGCATTTCCGTCGACGGGTACGGCGCCGAGTTCAAGCCCTCCCAGGTCAAGGTCGAGTGGAAGGCCGCAGGCGGCACCTGGCAGCCTGCCAAGCTGGCCCAGGGTGAGGCGCTCGGCTCCAGCCTGCAGTAC
Protein-coding sequences here:
- the argS gene encoding arginine--tRNA ligase, with product MASVPSLASSVNQRVADALASALPEAGGADPLLRRSDRADFQANGILALAKKAKANPRELAATVVGGIQTGDLIQEIEVSGPGFLNITITDRAIIETLAARAGDDRLGVPFAANPGTTVIDYAQPNVAKEMHVGHLRSAVIGAAMVEILEFTGEKVVRRHHIGDWGTQFGMLIQYLLEHPHELDHKGGADADEQASGEEAMSNLNRLYKASRALFDSDEEFKTRARARVVDLQAGEPQTLELWQRFVDESKIYFYSVFNKLDMDIQDPDVVGESGYNDMLVETCELLEDSGVAVRSNGALCVFFDDVKGPDGNPTPLIVRKSDGGFGYAATDLSAIRDRVGKLGATELIYVVDARQSLHFKMVFETARRAGWLNDGVKAVQLAFGTVLGKDGKPFKTREGETVRLVDLLDEAVERATAVVREKAEKVGLTEAEIVENGQFVGIGAVKYADLSTSASRDYKFDLDQMVSLNGDTSVYLQYAYARIKSILRNAGERKPGAHPELELASAERALGLHLDQFGELIAEAAADHAPHKVAAYLYQLSSLFTTFYAECPVLKADTPEQVENRLFLCELTARTLTKGMSLLGIRTPEKL